A region of the Diceros bicornis minor isolate mBicDic1 chromosome 30, mDicBic1.mat.cur, whole genome shotgun sequence genome:
cccagctcctgggctGTGGCCTCTGCTTGGAGCTGCAGAGCATCCTCTTCCATCTGATGAATAGATAATGGGCATTAGTAGAATGACCTACTTGTCTTTATTTGCCTGATTTTAACACTGAAAGCCCTGTAACATTGAACCCTCTCAGTCCTGGGCGAATCCAGACAGTTGATCACCCGAGACATAACTCCACCACAGACTCCTACCCACCCCGCAATGCCCCAACTGCGGTGCCCACCTGCAACTCCAACAGGCTTCCACGTAGCTCCTGGGCCACATCCCGGCCCCGGCTGACCtcctgccccaggagccctagtGCTCCGCCATAGAGGCCCACACTGTGCCCGGCCTCCTTCAGCTGTGTCTCTGTGGTCCTGTACACGCTGTtgagggcctggcccagctgcAGGGCCCCATGGGAGAGCAGGATCAGCTCCTCCTGTTGCGCCAGCTCCTGGCCACCCACAGGAGCCGCAGAGACGGGCCGGGCCACCGTCGCCAGGGCGCACAGCAGGCACAGCACAAGCACGGGCATGGCCGAGGGCCTAGGAGTGCGGCCGCAGTGCCACTGCCACCGCCTTTTATGCCCCCACACCCCGCAGCCCCTGGTCAATTGTTAACGGGACAGCCAGGTGTCCCGTGTTAtgcaagggcctggaggtggcGAGACAGTTGCATCAGGCGAATGTCCGGTTGGGCCACGCTGGGATCACGCTGGCTGGGGCTCAGGGCCAAGTGTGGGCTGGGGGCACTGGGACGGGACAggctctgagcctcggtttccacaTGGTTTGCCCAGAGCTGTTCCAGCCGCCATACCTGTAGCTGGTCTCATCTGCTCCCACAGGCCTGTGGCCCGTCTCTGTTGGCCCAGTCGAGAGCTGGGGGAGCGGGTGCAGGTAGCACAGACCCCCAAGGCCACACGGCCTGACTCCAGGACCCACCCGTGTCCCGGATCAATGCTAACTGCCATTTTGCTCCCCAGATGACTGTGggccagtgcctcagtttccccgcctGTCAAATGGGGGTGATGTTAGTCCCGCCTCGCAGGCcacttgtgagaaataaatgagttgtTTTGTGCTGAGCGCTTAAAACAGagtctgcacacagtaggtgccacATTAGTGTTTGGTGCATCTATTGTCATTATTGTTTACTGTCACTGGTATTGTTATGAAGGCCCAATGGGGAGGCTCAATGCCCCCGTtatacagatagggaaactgaggcccagcaggaGGTTGGGGCTGGCACAGAGTTACCCCTGGGGGAAGGAGACAGAACTCTGGCTgcagcccagcccctgcctccgagtctggcctcagtttccccaccggAGAGTCAGGCCACATCACCCCAGTGGCCTCTCCTGGGGGAAGAGGGATCAGGCCGCGAGCCGGGTGAGGGGCGGGCCAGCCACGGTGGGGCTCGGGCCGGACCGACCGCTGGCTGCCTGGACCACCTTCCTGGAACCCCGGCCCTCCACCTCACCGTCCCCACTTGCTGCCCCCAAAGTCCCTTTGTGTTCCCACTCTCCACCACTCACATCTCCTGCCCGGTGCCCATCGTCGCCCCTCACCCGGCCTCAATGCCCCAGCCGCATGGCTGCTGTTCCCCGTGTCCCCGGCCAGCTCTCCTGTGCCTCTGCCGCCCCCGTGCCCGCAGGAACCTGCTGTTCGTGTACCCGCACTGCCTCAACTTCAGCAGCCGCCAGGGCTCCGTGCGCAACCTCGCCGTGCGAGTCCAGTACATGGCGGGCGAGGACCCCAGCCAGGCCCTGCCGGTCAGTGGCTgtgcccggggggggggggggggggtgtgtccCTGGGAGGCCCCTCACGGCCCCGCTCCCTCAGGTCATCTTTGGCAAGTCCAGCTGCAGTGAGTTCACCCGCGAGGCCTTCACCCCGGTGGTCTACCACAACAAGTACGCGGGGTGGGGGCCCCGGGGCGCcgatggggggcgggggggcggggagaGAGCCGGCGGGGTGGCAGAGGGGGCGGGGCAGCCGGGGGAGCCCCCAGCAGAACCCGCCCGGCCCCGCCAGGTCCCCCGAGTTCTACGAGGAGTTCAAGGTGCGGCTGCCGGCCTGCGTCACCGAGAACCACCACCTGCTCTTCACCTTCTTCCACGTCAGCTGCCAGCCCCGGCCGGGCACGGCCCTGGAGACGCCCGTGGGCTTCACTGTGAGCGCCCCGCGCCGgcccgcacccccccccccccgccccccgggcCCTGCCCGGCCCCCCACCTGACCCGCCGCCTCTCCCCAGTGGATCCCGCTGCTGCAGCACGGCCGCCTGAGGACTGGCCCCTTCTGCCTCCCGGTGTCCGTGGACCAGCCGCCGCCCAGCTACTCCGTGCTCACACCGGACGTGAGTGCCCTGGCCCCTGCCTCCCATTGCCCTGTG
Encoded here:
- the ANGPTL8 gene encoding angiopoietin-like protein 8, with amino-acid sequence MPVLVLCLLCALATVARPVSAAPVGGQELAQQEELILLSHGALQLGQALNSVYRTTETQLKEAGHSVGLYGGALGLLGQEVSRGRDVAQELRGSLLELQMEEDALQLQAEATAQELGEAAQGQQELWESLRRLEARLRGARLGHARQELEALKAHTDKQSHIMWVLTGHVQRQRQKMAAQERWLRQIQKRLHTAALPA